A genomic segment from uncultured Desulfuromonas sp. encodes:
- a CDS encoding sigma-54 dependent transcriptional regulator — protein MYEPPVSHLPMVTPDLVLHGAPGGPWTVARISNELQTHLDHHVSIGAMVERVLSNVRPAIIPLAEEVLSSRQNVDDILLEFPDGQRYAAEFSDGGLSSDYRTHSVVVYLQPVGGRVDTEDEAFHDLVGRSVAMQEVFRKIRLYAASDAAVVITGETGTGKELVARAIHEESERRHGPYIALNCSAISEDLLESELFGHEKGAFTGAIRSHRGRFERANGGSLFLDEIGDMPLHTQTRLLRVLEERQVEPVGSERVLPIDVRIICATNVGLEKAVGQGLFRSDLYHRISVLRIHLPPLRERHDDIPLLVNKFLQRFSDTYGRRVERLTSEAMELLQSYMWPGNIRELRNVMERVFVENHAPVIGARAFSEWVRERQNFVQSRWDESPRREEPALITPYQPAASSSVMKSVSDEPLTEDAIRQAYAASNGNLSAAARRLGIHRATLYRHLKKLQIERDDLD, from the coding sequence ATGTACGAACCCCCAGTTTCTCATCTGCCGATGGTGACCCCGGATCTGGTTCTCCATGGAGCACCGGGCGGGCCATGGACTGTCGCTCGCATCAGCAACGAACTGCAAACACATCTTGACCATCATGTCTCCATCGGAGCGATGGTGGAACGGGTGCTTTCCAATGTCCGCCCCGCCATCATTCCTCTCGCCGAAGAAGTTCTCTCCTCACGGCAGAACGTCGATGATATTCTTCTTGAGTTTCCAGATGGGCAACGATACGCGGCGGAATTTTCCGACGGCGGTTTAAGTAGTGACTATCGCACGCATAGTGTGGTGGTCTATCTGCAGCCGGTTGGTGGTCGTGTCGACACAGAAGACGAGGCGTTTCACGATCTTGTCGGGCGCAGTGTCGCTATGCAGGAGGTGTTTCGCAAGATCAGACTTTATGCCGCTTCTGATGCCGCTGTCGTGATTACCGGAGAAACGGGTACCGGCAAAGAACTTGTTGCTCGGGCGATCCATGAAGAAAGTGAACGTCGCCATGGACCGTATATTGCCCTGAATTGTAGTGCCATCAGTGAAGACCTGCTGGAGTCCGAACTGTTCGGCCATGAAAAAGGGGCTTTTACCGGGGCCATTCGCAGCCATCGGGGGCGCTTTGAACGGGCCAATGGCGGCAGCCTGTTTCTGGATGAGATCGGTGATATGCCGCTGCACACTCAAACCCGGTTGTTACGGGTTCTCGAAGAGCGCCAGGTTGAGCCGGTAGGTTCTGAACGGGTTTTACCCATTGATGTGCGGATTATCTGCGCAACCAATGTCGGTTTGGAGAAAGCCGTTGGTCAAGGCCTGTTTCGCAGTGATCTCTACCATCGGATCAGTGTGCTGCGGATTCATTTACCACCCTTACGGGAACGACATGATGATATCCCGTTATTAGTCAATAAATTCCTGCAGCGTTTCAGTGACACTTATGGGCGTCGGGTCGAACGTTTGACTTCTGAAGCCATGGAGTTGCTGCAATCGTACATGTGGCCGGGCAATATTCGCGAGTTGCGCAATGTGATGGAGCGGGTATTCGTCGAGAATCATGCGCCGGTGATTGGTGCGCGAGCTTTTAGTGAATGGGTGAGAGAGCGACAGAACTTTGTCCAGTCCCGCTGGGATGAGTCGCCACGCCGCGAAGAACCTGCGTTAATTACACCTTACCAGCCTGCAGCGTCATCCTCTGTGATGAAATCAGTGTCTGATGAACCATTGACAGAAGACGCGATTCGGCAGGCATACGCAGCCAGCAACGGCAATCTCAG